The Helicobacter cetorum MIT 00-7128 region ATTAAAATCAATATCATTCCAAAAATCACATAGTAAAATTGCTATTTTTTGTTCTATTCCTTGCGATGATAAAACAGAGTGGATTGAGCGTGATAAAAAAGACATTCTTCTACCATTATAAGCATATTGTATGCCTGTATCACTCTCGTATTTTATAGGAATATCTTTATTTTCAGTTTTTAAACTAATAGCTCTAATACGCTCTGGTAAGCTTTTTCCAGTTTGAAAAATTTTATCAGCATTAGAATATATAAAATTACAAAAATCTTTATCATTTAGATAATTTTGTGTAGCTTTTAATTTTTCATATAATCCATTTTGCCTTAAAATATGGCTTAATGGAAAAACTCTATTATGCTCTCTATCAAAGTATAGATTAAAATGGGTATCCCATGTAGTTGCTTCTTTATATTGTGGTTTAAGTTGGATTAATAAAGAATTTTTAGCATATACTAATAGATAATCTTTTGTCTTAATAATTGTCTTATTTCTATGTGCTGTTTTTACTCCGCTTGGGGTTGATGATAACATAGTTATACAACTAACAAAATTATCCCTCCCAAACACCTCATCCATAAGCACTTTCAAGTAAGCTTGTTCGTTATCATCGCACTGCACAAAAATCACGCCATTATCTTTTAAAAATTCCTTAGCGATTTCAAGTCTATTTTTCATAAACACTAACCAAGAGCTATGATTAAAATTATCGTTGTAATTGAAGCTATCATTACCGGTATTATAAGGGGGGTCAATGTAGATACATTTAACTTGTTTAGCAAACTTCTTTTTTAAAGAATGCAGGGCAATTAAATTATTGCCCTTGATAAGATAATTAGTATTTTTATCTTTTAGGGCGTTTTCTAAATCGCCATGTCCATGCATTTCAAAATTACATAAGACTTTTTGGTTTAATAGCGATTCAATTTCGTTTTTATGCAAGATTTCATGGTAAAAAAGCTCGTTAGATTTGGTGTTGTTATCCTTAGCGTTGCCTAGTAAGATATTGTCTTTAAAAGGGAAATTTAAGACCACTAATTCGCTAGATTGTAAGAAATGCCCCTTTTTAGTCAAACCGATTTTATTTTTAAAGCGTGTGTAAGAATTATTGAGTTCTTTATTTTCTAAAACTTCTAAAAGGGCTTTTTCTTTAAACACTAAACTTCCGGCGATTTCTTCAAAAAAATGTTTTTTATATTCGTTTGCTAATTTAGAATTAAGCATAAAATCTAGTAGCTTTTCGTTATGCTCTATGATTAAAGTAACTAAGTTTTCTTTACTATTAAAATGCGTGGTTAAATTGTCTAATAAGTCTAACATGTTGTGTCCTTAAAGGTTTCTTTAAAGGCGTTTGTAAAGGGGGCGTTAATTTTGTTGTTTTCTAGGATAAAAAAGGGCAAACCTTTTAAGTCTAGCTTTTTATTATTAAGATTTGTTGGCGTGATGTTTTCTAGTGCTTTTAGAAATGTTTCTTTCCATGCATTGTCTTCACTCTTTTCTCTATCCTTGCCTTTGACTTCCAAATAGCAAGTGAAACCCAAAAATTCATCGTTATGCGTTTTAGCAAAAAGGATAAAATCCGGCTCAAAGCCTTTCGCATAACTCTCACTCCCTTTAATATGGCAATAGAGTTTGAGCTCTTCAAAGCTATCATTCCTTAAAACGCACCATTCTTTGAATTTATTATTGATTAAATCCTTTTTAGCCTCAATGAATTTTAAAAACTCTTTTTCATGTTCGCTGTCTGTAGCAAGGTCTTTATAAAGCAACCATTCATAATCAAACTTTTTCATCTTATTTTTAGATTGGTATAAATGTCTTTTATTAGGATTAAAGTCTTTTATTTCAAAGGGGGTTACGATTTTTTGATTCTTGTCTTTTTGAATGCATGATTTAATATTTTTGAGGATATATTGCGCCATTTTAAGATTGAGTGTAGGGTTGTCAAATCGTTGCTTAATGCTGAAGTTTGTTTCTAAAGGGCGGATAATGTTGTTGATAAATTCTAATTTATTGTTAAAAGAATCAAATAAATTAGAATTAAAATGCGCTTTTAAAAACTCAAAATCCATATTTAAGGTGCTAAGGGCTTTAAGGAAAAAGGCTGTGGGGATTTCTCTTAAAGAGTAGGGTTCATAAAGGGAGCTATCGCTTTGAGTGGTCTCAAACCTTACTTGTTGCTGGCTGATATCTAAAGCAAATAAAGGCACTTGTAGTTTTTGTAACTCTTCTTTGGCTTGATTGATTTCAAAAAAATAATCTTTTGTATCTTTTTTCATAAGCCTTGAGTTAGAAACATAATAAAGCTTGAAATTCTTAGTGGGCTTTAGGGGGATTATCTCTTTGTTATCATCATTATTGACATTAAGCCCTATTTTATTCATTTCTTCATTAAGCTTAGCAATGAAATCGGGGTTATACACCGCATGATAGTCTAAGCGTTCTAAGGTGCTTAAGGGGTTGTCTAAATCAAATTTTCTTTTATCTATAGACTTCTTTTGATAGCTAAAAGGATAATACCTAGCTCCCCTACCTATAAGCTGAGCTTCTTTAGTGGTATCTTTAGAACTTGCTTTATTTTTAAGCCTAACAATATCAAACAAATTTAAAACATCCCACCCCTCATTGAGCTTATCCACGCTAAAAATCACTCTTTTAGGATTATCTTTGTCTTCTAATGAGTTTAATAAAAGCATGTTAGTGCTCTCTTTAGAAGTGTCGTTCGTGTTGATTTGATAGCTTTCTTTAAACTTAGCTTTTAAAAGAGAGACTATAGTTTTGAAAGTGTATTTTTGGTTTTTGAAAAAATCGCTTGCAAGGTTGAATAATTGGTTTTGTGAATGTTCTAAAAACTCTAAAATATTATTTTCATGCAAGTTTTCTAAAAATTCATTAAAGCGTTGTTGGCTTTCTAAACTCTCTTTGATATTCTCACTTTTAAACAAAATACAAGGCTTTAAAACGATGTTTTGTTTCTCAGCAAGGAGCTCTTTATACAAGCTTGATAATATTGCACCTAAAAATCGTTGTTCTAAACTCTCATCTTTATATAAAAGTGAAAAAATATTTTTGCAATACTTATCCTTGCTAAACTTTTTCAAATCGTATGAAAACACGATTTTGTCTTTGTATTTTTCTTTTACTTCTTTGTTTTTAGGAATGGTAGCGCTAAATTCTAAAAGCAAATTTTCTTGATGTTGTTTAAAGGCTTGATTAATTAAGCTCTCCCAGCCTAATTTGTTCTCATTCTCTTTTTGAGTGAGCTTTTTCTTAGTCTCAGTGTTTAAATGATGTGCCTCATCAGCTAGAAACACGATTTTTTGATGAGCTAATTCAGCAATTGTTAGGGCGTTTTCTCTCTCAGTGGTAAATAGCGAATAAAGAGCTTGAATGGTTGTGAAATATAAATTAATAGCATTGTCTTTTGAGTTATCCAAAGAGTTGATAGAATGGATTTCAACTTGTTGCTCATCAATCATAATATTGTCATTAAACAGATATTTTGAAGAAGTGCTGTCGGTAAAATTGAGCTTTGTTTTTTCCAAAATGCTATTAGAATTGACAAAAAAGATAAAATTTCTATAGCCCTTAGCATAACAATCTAAAATCAAACTTGCCATAACTAGAGTTTTACCGCTACCGGTTGCCATTTCAAACATCAAATGATTGGCGTTATTATCTTGTTGTCTTTTTATCAAAAAGGCTTTTAGGGCTTTTTCTTGATAAGGGCGTAAAGATTTTTTGAGATTATCTCTTATATGAGAGGGTAGCTCTAATTTTTCTTGATTATCTAATCGCTCTTGATTATTGGGGGGGGGGGGGTAACC contains the following coding sequences:
- a CDS encoding site-specific DNA-methyltransferase, encoding MLDLLDNLTTHFNSKENLVTLIIEHNEKLLDFMLNSKLANEYKKHFFEEIAGSLVFKEKALLEVLENKELNNSYTRFKNKIGLTKKGHFLQSSELVVLNFPFKDNILLGNAKDNNTKSNELFYHEILHKNEIESLLNQKVLCNFEMHGHGDLENALKDKNTNYLIKGNNLIALHSLKKKFAKQVKCIYIDPPYNTGNDSFNYNDNFNHSSWLVFMKNRLEIAKEFLKDNGVIFVQCDDNEQAYLKVLMDEVFGRDNFVSCITMLSSTPSGVKTAHRNKTIIKTKDYLLVYAKNSLLIQLKPQYKEATTWDTHFNLYFDREHNRVFPLSHILRQNGLYEKLKATQNYLNDKDFCNFIYSNADKIFQTGKSLPERIRAISLKTENKDIPIKYESDTGIQYAYNGRRMSFLSRSIHSVLSSQGIEQKIAILLCDFWNDIDFNNTQNEGSVSFPSGKKPEQLIYRILDMVTNENDLVLDFFAGSGTTCAVAHKMNRRYIGIEQMDYIETITKERLKKVIEGEQGGISKKLNFKGGGSFVYCELKEVNLKIKKDICNATNSSECLEIFNTLSERILKRIDCDMHALTSEEFKTLSLDEQKEILCNLLDSNEDYLNLGDIDESTWEIDTKTKQYNKLFYSK
- a CDS encoding DEAD/DEAH box helicase family protein, with the protein product MRDNLKKSLRPYQEKALKAFLIKRQQDNNANHLMFEMATGSGKTLVMASLILDCYAKGYRNFIFFVNSNSILEKTKLNFTDSTSSKYLFNDNIMIDEQQVEIHSINSLDNSKDNAINLYFTTIQALYSLFTTERENALTIAELAHQKIVFLADEAHHLNTETKKKLTQKENENKLGWESLINQAFKQHQENLLLEFSATIPKNKEVKEKYKDKIVFSYDLKKFSKDKYCKNIFSLLYKDESLEQRFLGAILSSLYKELLAEKQNIVLKPCILFKSENIKESLESQQRFNEFLENLHENNILEFLEHSQNQLFNLASDFFKNQKYTFKTIVSLLKAKFKESYQINTNDTSKESTNMLLLNSLEDKDNPKRVIFSVDKLNEGWDVLNLFDIVRLKNKASSKDTTKEAQLIGRGARYYPFSYQKKSIDKRKFDLDNPLSTLERLDYHAVYNPDFIAKLNEEMNKIGLNVNNDDNKEIIPLKPTKNFKLYYVSNSRLMKKDTKDYFFEINQAKEELQKLQVPLFALDISQQQVRFETTQSDSSLYEPYSLREIPTAFFLKALSTLNMDFEFLKAHFNSNLFDSFNNKLEFINNIIRPLETNFSIKQRFDNPTLNLKMAQYILKNIKSCIQKDKNQKIVTPFEIKDFNPNKRHLYQSKNKMKKFDYEWLLYKDLATDSEHEKEFLKFIEAKKDLINNKFKEWCVLRNDSFEELKLYCHIKGSESYAKGFEPDFILFAKTHNDEFLGFTCYLEVKGKDREKSEDNAWKETFLKALENITPTNLNNKKLDLKGLPFFILENNKINAPFTNAFKETFKDTTC